The region GCAATCCATTCGTTATAACGGCCCCACACCCGAAGTAAGTGATGAGGCTGCGGCGAAACGGCACATGGCCTTCTACTACGCGAATCTTGCGCAGATGGATGATTGCGTGGGCCAGGTCCTAGCGGCTCTCAAGGAGACGGGGCACGATCGTGACACGATCATCGTCTACACATCCGATCACGGCGAGATGCTGGGTGATCTTGGGCTGTGGCAGAAGTTTGAGTTTTACGAAGGCTCCTGCGGTATACCGCTGCTGATACATGTGCCGGACGGCGCCAGCGGAGCGGTGGATACGCCGGTAAGCCAGGTCTCCCTCAGCGCGACGATGACCGATCTGGCGGGCGTGCGCCAGGTGACTCCCAACGATGGCGTGGGTTTTGCCGCACTGGTACGCAATCCGAAGAGCCGGGTGCAGGTAGAGCCCGTCTTTGCAGAGTATGCGTTAAATACGCCGCGCGCCAAATACATGGTGCGCGAAGGCGACTGGAAATACATCTTCTGGGCGCACGACCGCGACGAGTTGTACAACCTCAAGACCGATCCCGCCGAACTACATAATGTTGCGGCGGATGCTCGATGTCGCAACCAGGTTGAGCACCTGAAGGCTGTGCTCTTCGGCTGGCATCGACCAGAGGAGGCATAGCAAGACGCTCCTGTGCCCGCGCGTGACTCTACACGCGTCTGGCCCTTGGCTCGAGGAGGCCTCTCTTGTTATCTCGTCTTGTTCGTTTTTTCCTGGTGATTGTGTTGTTGCCGTATGCTCTGCACGCGCAGCAAACTTCTACTCTGGTGGGCATTGTCTCGGACTCTACCGGCGCCGTTGTACCGGATGCGTCGGTTTTACTAGTAAACACGGCGACGGATTTTCAACGTACGGTTATTACCAATGCGCAAGGGCAGTACACGGCCGCATCGGTGCCTGCCGGAAGCTATCGAATTGCGGTGGAGAAGGTCGGCTTCCAGAAGCTGGAGCGCGAGAACATTACTCTGCCCAGCGCAGCTACAGTAAACGTGGACCTGACGCTGCTGGTGGGCAGCAATGCGGAGACGGTGACGGTCAACGAAGCAGCATCGCTGATTCAGTCGCAGAGTGGAGTGGTGTCATCGCTGGTGGATAGCAAACAGATGGTGGCGTTGCCGCTGGCGACGAGAAACTTCACCGATCTTGTACTGCTGACACCGGGCGCGCACACGGGCTCGGCCTCGAATCTGGCTGAGGGGGGAAGCGCATACTCGATCCGCGGCGGCGCGAATTTCAGCGTGAATGGATCCATCGCAGCAGCCAACTCCTACCTGATTGATGGAATCTACGATCGCAACCTGTGGTTGAATACGCTGGTAATGGTGCCGGTGGTCGATTCAATCCAGGAGTATCGCGTGATGACGAGCAACTTCAACGCCGAGTACGGCGAGGCTGCAGGCGCGATCACCACGGTTTCTACCAAGTCGGGCAGCAACCAGATTCACGGCAGCGTGTGGGAGTTTCTGCGCAACGACCAGATGAACGCCAACAGCTACTTTGCCAAGCAGAGCGGTGTCAAGCGCGCACCGTATCGCCGCAACACCTTTGGTGCGACCGTCGGTGGACCGATCGTGCGAAATAACACTTTCTTCTTCGGTGACTATCAGGGCATTCGTCAGTCGACACCGCAGACCAGCACGACGACCATTCCCACGCTGGCTCAACGCCAGATGGTTCGGACGGGAAACTTTGCAGGCCTGGGTACGCAGATCTATAACCCTTACTCGGCGACCGGGACGGGAAGCGCGGCGAGGCGGACTCCGTTTTCCAACAACCAGATTCCGACCTCGCTGCTCGATCCTGCAGCGGTGAAGCTGGTCGATCTGCTGCCTGATCCAACTAACTCGAACGCAATCAACAACTATACGATCGCACCCGCGCTGACGCAGGACACGGATCAGTTCGATGTGCGTATCGACCAGAACCTCAATGCCAGCGACCGCCTGTTCTTCAAGTACTCGTTCGACCAAACTGAGCAGATCACGCCGGGAACGATCCGTACAGCGGATTCCGGCGTCGCAACGGTAGGGCCGTACATCGGCACGGGAGGCAAGGGCACGCGCACGCCGCTGCGTACGCAATCCGGCACGCTGGGCTACTCGCACGTCTTTACTCCCGCCACACTGCTGGAGGCGCATGCCGCCATCGTGCGCTGGAGGGCCGAGGTGACGCCACTTGGCGCCGCCTATGACTCGGCGACGGCATTGGGGATTCCGGGTATCAACTATAACGCTCTGTCCGGCGGCCTGCCTGGCTTTACCATCGCGAACTTCTCGCCGCTGGGTGATACCTCAACCTATCCGGAGAACAGCTATGTCACGACGTTCCAGTACGACGGCGACATCATTCACACCGTAGGACGACACACGATCAAGGCGGGCTTCCTCTTCCTGAGGCACCGCTTCAATGGCTTCTCGGCCTTCCCGGTGCGCGGCACCTATGACTTCAACGGACAGTTCACGCGTCAGATCGGCTCGACCAGCGCAGCGACGTCATTGGCAGACTTCGCGCTGGGCGCAACCGACGCTGCGAATCGCAATATCCTGACCGGCGAGTTTGGCATGCGGATCTTTCAGCTGGCTCCGTACATTCAGGACTCGTGGCGTGCCACCGACCGGCTGACGATTGAATACGGCGCGCGGTACGAGGTGAGTGCGCCTCCCTATGAAGTACATAATCGCTGGGCGAACTTCGACGTGAGCAGCGGGCTGCTTCGCGTCGCGGGGCTTAATGGAAACGGACGCAGGCTGCGCAACTTCGACCTGAACACCTTTTCACCAAGGGTGGGGCTGGCGTATGGATTGGACGCGCAAAAGAAGACAGTGGTGCGTGCGGGCTTCGGCATGTCCTTTGTGGATACGCTGGCGGGAGGCGCGCAGTTGTACAAGAACCTGCCGTACTACTTCGCACAGGTAACGACGACGGACAGCGCAGGCGCTCCGGCAACGCGTCTGAGCGATGGATTTTCGACGCCCGTAGCTCCGGATCCCAACGATACGGCGGCGATCTCTACAGGAAGCCCAACGGCGTGGGATGTCAATCTAAGGCAGACGGGAGTCTTCCAGTACAGCCTGGGCGTCCAGCGCGAGATCCGGCCGGACGTAATCGCCGATATCAGCTACGTGGGTACGCGATCCGAGCATCTGCTGATCAACAGCCTGAACCTTAATCAATCGCGTCCCGGGACGGGCGGTCAGAATCCTCGGCGGCCTTACTACACCATCAACCCTAACCTGGTGAATGTGGCGTATCGTACGGCTGCGGGAGATGCGTCCTACAACAGCCTGCAGGTCCACGTGGAGAAGCGTACGAGTAAGGGACTGAACTTCGGCGCTTCCTACACGTATGCGAAGTACCTCTCGGATGTGGGGAACCCCAATGGCGGTGGCAATGGAGACATTCAGGATCACAGCTGCATCCGTTGCAACTGGGGCCCCACGCCGGATGACTTTCGCCACACTTTCGTCTTCAACCATGTGTATGAGCTTCCATTCGGCAAGGACAGGCAGTATTTCTCGCACGGGCCGCTGGCGCAGATTGTAGGGCCCTGGAACCTGAGTGGTGTGTGGTCCTTGCACTCGGGCTCGCCGTTTACGGTGTTCTATGGCAGCAACGTCTCGAACTCCGCGGGGGGCGGAACGCAGCGACCGGATCGTATCGGCTCGGGAAGGCTTGCGAGCGGACGAACGACCTCGCGGTACTTCGATACAGCGGCTTTCACAGCCCCGGCTCTTTACAGCTTCGGCAACTCGGGCACGGGCATTCTCACGGGTCCCGGTTACTTCAACGTGGACCTCACGCTGGAACGCCAGTTTGTCGTAACGGAACGGATCAGGGCCGATCTGCGCGGTGAGTCCTTCAACACCTTCAACCACGCTAATTTCAATAATCCAAATGCAACCATCGGTACAACGACGGCTGGCGTAATCAGCAGCACGCAGTCGCCGCGAGTGCTACAGGTAGCCCTGAAGGTCACCTTCTAGGAGATGAGAACAATGATGGATACAAATCGCCGCGGATTCCTGCAGGCTGGTGCTGCACTAGCAAGTGGAGTGTTCATAAGGCAATCGCAGGCCCAGCCCGCGTCAGATCGTAGATACAACATCGTGTATGTGCATTCGCACGACTCGGGACGCTACCTGCGGCCTTATGGTCACAATGTGCCTACACCGAATCTCGCCCGGCTTGCCCGGCAGGGAACGCTGTTTCGCAACATGCATACGGCAGCGCCAACCTGTTCGCCGAGCCGTGCGGCTTTGCTGACGGGGCAATCCCCACATCAGGCAGGCATGCTGGGGTTGGCGCATCTGGGATGGAGCCTGCACGACTATAACCAGCACATCGTGCACACTCTCCGCGACCACGGTTATGTGACGGTACTGGCAGGCATTCAGCACGTGGCGAAGGATCCGACGGTGATCGGCTACGACGAGATCCTTCCACATGCGACGATCAGCGCGAAGGATGTGGCCCCGGCGGCGGTGAAGTTTATTCGCAGCAAACCGGACAAGCCCTTCTTCTTGGACGTGGGTTTTTTTGAGACGCATCGCGAGTTTCCAGAGCCGGTCGACAACCCGGACTATATTCTGCCACCGAGCCCGCTTCCCGACGTGCCCGCGACTCGGCGCGATATGGCGGGCTTCCACGCCAGCGCACGCATCATGGATAAAGGTGTGGGCGAAGTGCTCGACGCTCTTGAGGCAGCAGGCGTAGCAGAGAATACTCTTGTGATCAGCACAACCGATCACGGAATCGCGTTCCCAAACATGAAGTGCAATCTGCGAGATACAGGCACCGGGATCTCCCTCATCATGCGGGGGCCTGGCGTCTTCTCGAAGCCGCAGGTCAATGATTCACTGCTGTCGAACATCGATGTCTTTCCGACGATCTGCGACTATCTTGGCATCGAACATCCTCAGTGGCTCACTGGGAAATCTTTTCTGCCAGTGGTTGCGGGCGCGAGCAAAGAGGTAAATGATGCCGTCTTCTCCGAAGTGACCTATCACGCGGCATACGAGCCGAAACGCTCGGTGCGCACGGCGCGTTGGAAGTACATACGCCACTTCGATGACCGGCAGACCGTAGTGCTGCCGAACTGCGACGACGGCTATAGCAAAACCTATTGGATGGACAAAGGATGGAAGAGCCTTCCCTCCGTGACCCATGAGGAACTGTTCGATCTGGTCTTCGACCCTAATGAGCAGAACAACCTGGCGTCCAACTCCGAACCAAAGACCGTGGCCACGCTGGAGAAGTTGCGAAGTAGGCTGAATAACTGGATGAGAGAGACAAACGATCCGCTTCTCAAAGGACCAGTATCTCTTGTCGCCAACGGTCATGTCGTTCCGCAGGACGCAGATTCTCCGAAAGGATTGGGGAAGTATGTTCCGAAAGTTCTGCGTTAATTTGGGCATAACTTTAT is a window of Edaphobacter sp. 12200R-103 DNA encoding:
- a CDS encoding carboxypeptidase-like regulatory domain-containing protein, with protein sequence MLSRLVRFFLVIVLLPYALHAQQTSTLVGIVSDSTGAVVPDASVLLVNTATDFQRTVITNAQGQYTAASVPAGSYRIAVEKVGFQKLERENITLPSAATVNVDLTLLVGSNAETVTVNEAASLIQSQSGVVSSLVDSKQMVALPLATRNFTDLVLLTPGAHTGSASNLAEGGSAYSIRGGANFSVNGSIAAANSYLIDGIYDRNLWLNTLVMVPVVDSIQEYRVMTSNFNAEYGEAAGAITTVSTKSGSNQIHGSVWEFLRNDQMNANSYFAKQSGVKRAPYRRNTFGATVGGPIVRNNTFFFGDYQGIRQSTPQTSTTTIPTLAQRQMVRTGNFAGLGTQIYNPYSATGTGSAARRTPFSNNQIPTSLLDPAAVKLVDLLPDPTNSNAINNYTIAPALTQDTDQFDVRIDQNLNASDRLFFKYSFDQTEQITPGTIRTADSGVATVGPYIGTGGKGTRTPLRTQSGTLGYSHVFTPATLLEAHAAIVRWRAEVTPLGAAYDSATALGIPGINYNALSGGLPGFTIANFSPLGDTSTYPENSYVTTFQYDGDIIHTVGRHTIKAGFLFLRHRFNGFSAFPVRGTYDFNGQFTRQIGSTSAATSLADFALGATDAANRNILTGEFGMRIFQLAPYIQDSWRATDRLTIEYGARYEVSAPPYEVHNRWANFDVSSGLLRVAGLNGNGRRLRNFDLNTFSPRVGLAYGLDAQKKTVVRAGFGMSFVDTLAGGAQLYKNLPYYFAQVTTTDSAGAPATRLSDGFSTPVAPDPNDTAAISTGSPTAWDVNLRQTGVFQYSLGVQREIRPDVIADISYVGTRSEHLLINSLNLNQSRPGTGGQNPRRPYYTINPNLVNVAYRTAAGDASYNSLQVHVEKRTSKGLNFGASYTYAKYLSDVGNPNGGGNGDIQDHSCIRCNWGPTPDDFRHTFVFNHVYELPFGKDRQYFSHGPLAQIVGPWNLSGVWSLHSGSPFTVFYGSNVSNSAGGGTQRPDRIGSGRLASGRTTSRYFDTAAFTAPALYSFGNSGTGILTGPGYFNVDLTLERQFVVTERIRADLRGESFNTFNHANFNNPNATIGTTTAGVISSTQSPRVLQVALKVTF
- a CDS encoding sulfatase, which codes for MMDTNRRGFLQAGAALASGVFIRQSQAQPASDRRYNIVYVHSHDSGRYLRPYGHNVPTPNLARLARQGTLFRNMHTAAPTCSPSRAALLTGQSPHQAGMLGLAHLGWSLHDYNQHIVHTLRDHGYVTVLAGIQHVAKDPTVIGYDEILPHATISAKDVAPAAVKFIRSKPDKPFFLDVGFFETHREFPEPVDNPDYILPPSPLPDVPATRRDMAGFHASARIMDKGVGEVLDALEAAGVAENTLVISTTDHGIAFPNMKCNLRDTGTGISLIMRGPGVFSKPQVNDSLLSNIDVFPTICDYLGIEHPQWLTGKSFLPVVAGASKEVNDAVFSEVTYHAAYEPKRSVRTARWKYIRHFDDRQTVVLPNCDDGYSKTYWMDKGWKSLPSVTHEELFDLVFDPNEQNNLASNSEPKTVATLEKLRSRLNNWMRETNDPLLKGPVSLVANGHVVPQDADSPKGLGKYVPKVLR